Proteins from a single region of Crassaminicella profunda:
- a CDS encoding MutS-related protein, with protein sequence MFVSDRVYKNLELEYIFDRITVFTPYGEQAKKEMKPYLEGDKDQLLEEYERIEKIVGVINKHRYSLVEIRNIFKHFKDLRGSFKRIEKDQTLSTIELFEIKSFLFLVLKLQETIEKLNWNVPKDLKIMPMPSLMDLLDPEKSGVNTFYIYDAYSKKLQVVRKQIKDIESHIKRSKKEAREILQKELNIKIRPNGEVALNKSDKELIAKLENCPGLVYSSETYMNITFKVKLDESLDEKLKQVDELKLQEEEEEFAVRKKLTQAMKKHIDEFYANIKAIGAVDLLIAKGALAVGFEGVKPKVVDEEMLSIVDGRHIKVANALRKQGKTFTPISVNIRKGVTCITGANMGGKTISLKLIGVLSAMAQFGLFVPAKEMTFSLKDYIFFSLGDLQSTDMGLSTFGAEILEIKKIIKRAHEKGIILIDELARGTNPSEGFAISKALINFLKDKNTLTIITSHFDGLTDDRAVYHLQVKGLEGIDYEKLKHEIDTKCEIGIEVVHKYMDYRLIEVQNRNKVPRDAINIARLMGLQEQLLKDAELCLETC encoded by the coding sequence ATGTTTGTATCTGATAGAGTATATAAGAATCTAGAACTGGAGTATATTTTTGATAGAATTACAGTGTTTACTCCTTACGGTGAGCAAGCCAAAAAAGAGATGAAGCCCTATTTAGAAGGAGATAAAGATCAACTTCTAGAGGAATACGAACGTATTGAAAAAATAGTTGGCGTTATCAATAAGCACAGGTATTCTTTAGTAGAGATACGTAATATTTTCAAACATTTTAAAGATTTAAGAGGTTCTTTTAAAAGAATCGAAAAGGATCAAACCTTAAGTACAATTGAATTGTTTGAGATCAAAAGCTTTCTATTCCTAGTTTTAAAACTACAAGAAACCATTGAGAAACTTAATTGGAACGTACCAAAAGATTTAAAAATCATGCCCATGCCCAGCCTGATGGATCTATTGGATCCTGAAAAAAGTGGCGTCAATACTTTTTATATTTATGACGCGTACTCAAAAAAATTACAAGTTGTAAGAAAACAAATTAAAGATATTGAAAGTCACATTAAACGTTCTAAAAAGGAAGCAAGAGAAATTTTGCAAAAAGAGTTGAATATAAAAATAAGACCCAATGGTGAAGTTGCACTGAATAAAAGTGATAAAGAGTTAATAGCAAAGTTAGAAAACTGCCCAGGCCTTGTTTATAGCTCAGAAACTTATATGAATATCACTTTTAAGGTAAAGCTTGATGAAAGTTTAGATGAAAAGCTTAAACAAGTAGATGAACTCAAACTTCAAGAGGAGGAAGAGGAATTCGCTGTACGTAAGAAATTGACCCAAGCAATGAAAAAGCATATTGATGAATTTTACGCAAATATTAAAGCAATCGGTGCAGTGGACTTACTCATTGCAAAAGGAGCACTAGCTGTAGGTTTTGAAGGAGTAAAACCAAAAGTTGTAGATGAAGAAATGCTGTCTATTGTAGATGGAAGACATATTAAAGTGGCTAACGCCCTTCGAAAACAGGGAAAAACCTTTACCCCTATTTCAGTAAATATTAGAAAAGGGGTAACCTGTATTACAGGTGCCAATATGGGAGGAAAAACAATTTCTCTCAAATTAATAGGAGTTCTTAGTGCTATGGCACAATTTGGACTTTTTGTTCCAGCAAAAGAGATGACTTTTTCATTGAAGGACTATATCTTTTTCTCTTTAGGAGATTTACAATCAACAGATATGGGACTTAGTACCTTTGGTGCAGAAATACTAGAAATTAAAAAGATTATAAAAAGAGCTCATGAAAAAGGGATTATATTAATCGATGAATTAGCGAGAGGAACAAATCCTTCAGAAGGATTTGCCATATCCAAGGCACTTATTAATTTCTTAAAAGATAAAAATACCCTTACAATTATTACAAGCCATTTTGATGGATTAACAGATGATAGAGCGGTTTACCATTTACAGGTAAAAGGCCTTGAAGGAATAGATTATGAAAAACTAAAGCATGAAATAGATACAAAGTGTGAAATAGGTATAGAAGTTGTACACAAGTATATGGATTATAGATTAATAGAGGTTCAAAATAGAAATAAAGTTCCAAGGGATGCAATCAATATTGCAAGACTGATGGGACTACAGGAACAATTATTGAAAGATGCAGAATTGTGTCTTGAAACCTGTTAG
- a CDS encoding lysine 5,6-aminomutase subunit alpha, whose protein sequence is MHSKLNLDQSIIAKARNSAEKIAADTQKFIDKHTTVTVERTVARLLEIDGVDEIETPLPNIVVDNIKEGGGLGLGAAYWIGNAMIHTGKTPQEIAEMVSRGELDLTKVPVADDAKIKETVKALAEKMVARIKENREARDEFLNTLGEGPKPYLYVIVATGNIYEDVLQAQAAARQGADIIAVIRTTGQSLLDYVPYGPTTEGFGGTYATQENFRIMRKALDEVGKEVGKYIRLCNYCSGLCMPEIAAMGAMERLDVMLNDALYGILFRDINIQRTLVDQYFSRIINGYAGVIINTGEDNYLTTADAVEEAHTVLASQFINEQFALVAGLPEEQMGLGHAFEMTPDLKNGFLFELAQAQMAREIFPNAPLKYMPPTKFMTGNIYKGHIQDALFNMVAIMTNQSLQLLGMLTEAIHTPLLQDRALSIENAKYVFNNARDISSEIEFKEGGIIQKRAQEVLGMAADMLEQIENEGLFETIAQGKFAGVKRAMDGGKGLEGVTQKDGKYCNPFVELMLGGAR, encoded by the coding sequence ATGCATAGTAAGTTGAATCTAGACCAAAGCATTATTGCGAAAGCAAGAAATTCTGCTGAAAAAATAGCAGCAGATACACAAAAGTTTATTGATAAACATACAACAGTAACAGTAGAAAGAACTGTTGCTAGACTTTTAGAAATAGATGGTGTTGATGAAATTGAAACACCACTACCAAATATTGTAGTAGACAATATTAAAGAAGGTGGCGGATTAGGACTTGGAGCTGCTTACTGGATTGGTAATGCAATGATCCACACAGGAAAAACACCTCAAGAAATTGCTGAAATGGTTTCAAGAGGAGAATTAGACCTTACAAAGGTTCCTGTTGCTGATGACGCTAAAATTAAAGAAACAGTAAAAGCTTTAGCTGAAAAAATGGTAGCAAGAATTAAGGAAAACAGAGAAGCTAGAGATGAATTCTTAAATACATTAGGAGAAGGACCAAAGCCTTACCTATACGTAATCGTTGCAACTGGTAATATCTACGAAGACGTATTACAAGCACAAGCTGCTGCAAGACAAGGTGCAGATATTATTGCAGTAATCAGAACTACTGGACAAAGTTTACTTGACTATGTACCATATGGACCAACTACTGAAGGTTTTGGTGGTACTTATGCAACTCAAGAAAACTTCAGAATCATGAGAAAAGCATTAGATGAAGTTGGAAAAGAAGTTGGAAAATATATTAGACTATGTAACTACTGTTCAGGATTATGTATGCCAGAAATTGCAGCTATGGGTGCAATGGAAAGACTAGATGTAATGCTTAATGATGCATTATACGGAATTCTTTTCAGAGATATCAATATCCAAAGAACATTAGTAGACCAATACTTCTCAAGAATCATCAATGGTTATGCAGGAGTTATTATCAATACTGGAGAAGATAACTACTTAACAACTGCTGATGCAGTAGAAGAAGCACATACAGTTCTTGCTTCTCAGTTCATCAATGAACAATTTGCATTAGTTGCAGGTCTTCCAGAAGAGCAAATGGGACTTGGTCATGCATTCGAAATGACTCCAGATCTTAAAAATGGTTTCTTATTTGAGTTAGCACAAGCACAAATGGCAAGAGAAATCTTCCCTAATGCACCACTTAAATATATGCCACCAACAAAATTCATGACAGGAAACATTTACAAAGGACATATTCAAGATGCATTATTTAACATGGTAGCAATCATGACAAATCAAAGTCTTCAATTATTAGGAATGCTTACAGAAGCAATCCATACACCATTACTTCAAGATAGAGCATTGTCTATTGAAAATGCAAAATATGTATTTAACAACGCTCGTGATATCTCTAGTGAGATAGAATTTAAAGAGGGTGGAATCATCCAAAAGAGAGCACAAGAAGTATTAGGAATGGCAGCAGATATGTTAGAGCAAATTGAAAATGAAGGATTATTTGAGACAATTGCACAAGGTAAATTTGCTGGTGTTAAGAGAGCTATGGATGGAGGAAAAGGTCTTGAAGGTGTTACACAAAAAGACGGAAAATATTGCAATCCATTCGTGGAATTAATGCTAGGAGGTGCAAGATAA
- a CDS encoding OAM dimerization domain-containing protein — MSTNQVDLTKVKPYGDTMNDGMVQLCFTLPVPCGEEAKEAAKRLAAKMGLEEPAVCHAEDLGVGYTMFVMYGKCSHTIDYTAIEVPKVDVETFGQEGVEEYIEENIKRKVVIVGACTGTDAHTVGIDAILNMKGYNHHFGLERYIGVEAHNLGSQVPNEEFIAKAIELNADVLLVSQVVTQKDVHIKNLTNLVELVEAEGIRDKVVLICGGPRINHELAKELGFDAGFGSGSYADDVGTFAVTEIVKRDLVNREKL, encoded by the coding sequence ATGTCAACAAATCAAGTAGATTTAACAAAAGTTAAACCATATGGAGATACAATGAATGATGGAATGGTACAATTATGCTTTACATTACCAGTACCATGTGGAGAAGAAGCAAAAGAAGCTGCTAAACGTCTTGCTGCTAAAATGGGACTTGAAGAACCAGCAGTTTGTCATGCAGAAGACCTTGGTGTAGGATACACAATGTTTGTTATGTATGGAAAATGCTCTCACACAATCGATTATACAGCTATCGAAGTACCAAAGGTAGATGTAGAAACATTTGGACAAGAGGGAGTAGAAGAATATATAGAAGAAAATATTAAGAGAAAAGTTGTTATTGTAGGTGCTTGTACAGGTACAGATGCACACACAGTAGGAATCGATGCGATCCTTAATATGAAAGGATACAATCATCACTTTGGACTTGAAAGATACATAGGTGTTGAAGCACACAACCTAGGAAGTCAAGTACCCAATGAAGAATTCATTGCAAAAGCAATTGAATTAAATGCAGATGTTTTATTAGTATCACAGGTTGTTACACAAAAGGATGTACACATTAAAAACCTTACAAATCTAGTAGAATTAGTTGAAGCAGAAGGTATTCGTGATAAAGTTGTATTAATTTGTGGAGGACCTAGAATTAACCATGAGCTTGCAAAAGAATTAGGTTTTGATGCAGGTTTCGGTTCAGGATCATATGCAGATGATGTTGGAACTTTTGCAGTAACTGAGATTGTAAAAAGAGATTTAGTAAATAGAGAAAAACTTTAG
- a CDS encoding S-layer homology domain-containing protein, whose protein sequence is MKQKFSLICIVMMTFLLTPLLSTYGISYGLGESFDGIDNYESLYENSSFTDIKTHFARKPIIKMSALSVLRGMGNHKFYPNHKLTKEQAVVFIVRLLGLEDESQIVGEKLTKEMDTGAYRFKSPQDDWLEGYLKVAQSKSIITREEVKKIVELSDEQKDKIEEKLAKKMLVYDQNRNLTDEQIENIEKSIRKNLERSYTWGQAANREEIALWVGRMLQITPINGEPQQRIYTMKDWKSMKTADIPIIEAILQKGIMTKNSKGYFSPKATVTRGQMAAILDKASEEILKKRGYKTLSGTVEEIENYVTSEQDMITRDLYGVENRIITINNDDGSYTEITAKKSSINDLNKGFSVYKYGILGLPKDIQVDDYVKYFINAEGKIVFVEVE, encoded by the coding sequence ATGAAACAAAAATTTTCGCTAATATGTATAGTTATGATGACGTTTTTACTAACGCCGCTACTGAGTACGTATGGGATTAGTTATGGTTTAGGAGAGTCCTTTGACGGGATAGATAACTATGAATCTTTATATGAAAATAGTTCTTTTACAGATATAAAGACTCACTTTGCAAGAAAGCCTATCATAAAAATGAGCGCTCTTTCTGTTCTTAGAGGAATGGGAAATCACAAGTTTTATCCAAATCATAAACTCACAAAAGAACAGGCAGTTGTTTTTATAGTAAGACTTTTAGGCCTTGAGGATGAATCACAGATTGTAGGAGAAAAATTGACGAAGGAAATGGACACAGGAGCATATAGGTTTAAATCTCCTCAAGATGACTGGTTAGAGGGTTATCTAAAAGTAGCTCAAAGTAAAAGCATTATTACTAGAGAAGAAGTGAAAAAAATAGTAGAACTATCAGATGAACAAAAAGATAAAATAGAAGAAAAGCTTGCAAAAAAAATGCTTGTTTATGATCAAAATCGAAATCTTACAGACGAGCAGATTGAAAATATAGAAAAGAGCATTAGAAAAAATCTAGAAAGAAGTTATACATGGGGACAAGCTGCAAATCGAGAGGAAATAGCCCTTTGGGTTGGAAGAATGCTACAAATTACTCCGATTAATGGAGAGCCTCAACAAAGAATTTATACAATGAAAGATTGGAAAAGTATGAAAACCGCAGATATACCTATTATTGAGGCAATTCTTCAAAAAGGGATTATGACAAAAAACAGCAAAGGATATTTTAGCCCAAAAGCTACTGTTACAAGGGGGCAAATGGCAGCAATACTTGATAAAGCTTCTGAAGAAATATTAAAGAAACGAGGATATAAAACATTATCAGGAACTGTTGAAGAGATAGAAAATTATGTTACATCTGAGCAAGATATGATTACAAGGGATCTTTATGGTGTTGAAAATAGGATAATTACTATTAATAATGACGATGGGAGTTATACAGAAATAACTGCTAAAAAATCTAGTATAAATGACTTGAATAAAGGATTTTCAGTGTATAAGTATGGGATTTTAGGTTTGCCAAAAGACATACAAGTTGATGATTATGTAAAGTATTTCATAAATGCTGAAGGAAAAATTGTATTTGTAGAGGTGGAATAA
- a CDS encoding stalk domain-containing protein, protein MKKKFVLSLALILVLLFSTVLGTATGYSQKITAWFYDIRINLDSKPLGFYSSPFIYNGQVYVSINDLANNMGFGIQWDNKNKTMNLSSNDNNRFTVNTLQHELDQKNMEIANLKFQLSQKKVELDILRDNKTTSSTTRKNLNDLEKKLEDDYDYHRNNGRTLNFDNYDVSQLSNNKIRVGMYGDFDRTGKHWKDRDKSDFEDFIEKICEKIDRDYDDDIEVIVYDEDNDKTAEYTYDISRDKLSEEYIYGNSSSSNDDLDDLEDDLERHFDDYRDDNSGTMKFTRYDLKEYSDEIRVTIKTDFDRNDDIWDDRDKSDFRNFIEDICEKVDKDYNKDIKVYVHDKDDDKLAEYTYDDGDNKIKNTYDWEYDK, encoded by the coding sequence ATGAAGAAAAAATTTGTATTATCTTTAGCATTAATATTAGTACTTCTTTTTAGCACCGTTTTAGGAACTGCTACTGGATACAGTCAAAAAATCACAGCTTGGTTTTATGACATTCGTATCAACCTAGACAGTAAACCTTTAGGCTTTTACAGTAGCCCTTTTATCTATAACGGTCAAGTTTATGTTTCTATCAATGATCTTGCAAACAATATGGGCTTTGGCATTCAATGGGACAATAAGAATAAGACAATGAATTTATCTTCTAATGATAACAATCGCTTCACTGTCAATACCCTACAGCATGAATTAGATCAAAAAAATATGGAGATTGCTAATTTGAAATTCCAATTAAGTCAGAAAAAAGTTGAGTTAGATATCTTAAGAGACAATAAAACAACTAGTAGTACTACCCGTAAAAATCTTAACGATTTAGAAAAGAAACTTGAAGACGATTATGATTATCATCGCAATAATGGTAGAACATTAAACTTTGATAATTATGATGTAAGTCAGCTATCTAATAATAAGATCAGAGTAGGCATGTATGGTGATTTTGATCGTACAGGTAAACATTGGAAGGATCGAGACAAATCAGATTTTGAAGATTTTATAGAAAAAATCTGTGAAAAAATTGATAGAGATTATGATGATGACATTGAAGTCATTGTATACGACGAAGATAATGATAAAACTGCAGAATACACTTACGATATAAGTCGAGACAAGCTGTCTGAAGAATATATTTATGGAAACTCTAGTAGCTCTAATGATGATTTGGACGATTTAGAAGATGACCTTGAACGTCATTTTGATGATTATAGAGATGATAATAGCGGAACTATGAAGTTTACAAGATATGATTTAAAAGAATATAGTGATGAAATTAGAGTAACAATAAAAACTGATTTTGATCGTAATGATGATATATGGGACGATCGAGATAAGAGTGATTTTAGAAACTTTATAGAAGACATCTGTGAAAAAGTCGATAAAGACTATAATAAAGATATTAAAGTGTATGTACATGACAAAGACGATGACAAACTTGCAGAATACACTTATGATGATGGTGATAATAAAATTAAAAATACTTATGATTGGGAGTATGATAAATAA
- a CDS encoding IPT/TIG domain-containing protein, which translates to MQVFMKKYKEICLILAITLIFMGIPVEYVHAETEGPQPISYTSSIDGTDDIRDLNKTKLDVNGSIYVKFSTPIQLNNVAPLTGQIKIYSTLKTIDSSNVNETNFEFQYTNNEFVAIGNIKNQQIQTIEKINENTIKIQPVEPFSNLTQYRLIINKEAVNNQQGNPLTSDIEVTFWTKGSTQNETPQWIVQSNGADTLQEVTGASSKTYNLINAPRFGFEGVSSEGVRKYLICGVEIDKEVIAKPSMQQFDMNSKNVYEKGLKQITLEDVYDPTRKVEFLDMELRYFVENSITKTEIKFNPVYRNPNHPGDEMKLEAGKLYRIHIPAGVFETRSGMPLEELTLNIYTEPDPSQPKSISHLENNKFKVTDLYNAEGTFSIKGINFHHNIKKLTLEPFSGKAAKSFTIQSKDFELKDSTKIDIHIRDDIRNDLKMEGNVGAYAVEITFDDTPLTVTDKVYETVINSVYATYNGSDRNDKIFLQIESKGKPTVKTKYPQSTDGKPWYDEKNLKHDVNDDMTNDKYFVKATFDDLDNQLGLTTDILDIKNCIVRPVGGLGNLVDTGFTDDISNMDNQKKNDTIQKYIFVKGTQQATLYIPVKALRAQTTYQVIIPSGMVHYKDTLQENDSFEWVFTTTSVPLVKELSTGTIPEDYDEDEPIYIEGDFFSMESSKIKVYFDDIEAEDVTVVSETQLKVYLPDGSDRLEPGTYDIIVENDINHKRTVYGSLGVVKAGDEEDIPNEEYKIKGDSKEGEVRSNLKVSEDTLFVSPSDINENVLEFDLDELMGKDTFLRKIQYDGDKKYSIGMLKTRSKWADIILYSVTLDPYAEEDEITIRLGRTEPSITQMLKRKIRGKGVASDFIQVSGENYKIKNAQLHIPLKNSNGKHIKVLRYDEGTRNFYEIPYTVNLIDQQVAFTTNKKGIFIAVKN; encoded by the coding sequence ATGCAAGTATTTATGAAAAAATATAAAGAAATTTGCTTGATTTTAGCAATTACTTTGATTTTTATGGGGATACCTGTTGAATATGTTCATGCAGAAACAGAGGGACCACAACCTATTAGTTATACTTCAAGTATTGATGGGACAGATGATATACGAGATTTGAATAAGACAAAGCTAGATGTGAATGGGAGTATTTACGTGAAGTTTTCAACACCCATTCAATTAAATAATGTAGCACCTTTGACAGGTCAAATAAAGATTTATTCAACATTAAAGACAATAGATTCTTCAAATGTGAATGAGACTAATTTTGAGTTCCAATACACAAATAATGAATTTGTTGCTATAGGAAATATAAAGAATCAACAGATTCAAACAATAGAAAAAATTAACGAAAATACAATAAAAATACAGCCAGTAGAACCTTTTTCAAATTTAACACAATATAGATTAATCATTAATAAAGAGGCTGTGAATAACCAGCAAGGAAATCCTTTAACAAGTGATATAGAGGTGACGTTTTGGACAAAAGGGTCAACACAAAATGAAACTCCTCAATGGATTGTTCAAAGTAACGGTGCGGATACTTTACAAGAAGTAACAGGAGCATCTTCTAAAACTTACAATCTCATCAATGCTCCTAGATTTGGATTCGAAGGAGTTTCGTCAGAGGGTGTTAGGAAATATTTAATATGTGGGGTAGAGATAGACAAGGAAGTAATTGCTAAACCTTCTATGCAACAATTTGATATGAATAGTAAAAATGTTTATGAAAAGGGATTAAAGCAGATTACGTTAGAAGATGTTTATGATCCTACCAGAAAAGTAGAATTCTTAGATATGGAATTAAGGTATTTTGTTGAAAATAGTATAACGAAAACAGAAATAAAATTTAATCCTGTTTATAGAAATCCAAATCATCCAGGAGATGAGATGAAATTAGAGGCTGGGAAATTATACAGAATCCATATTCCAGCAGGGGTATTTGAAACAAGAAGTGGGATGCCTCTAGAAGAACTGACGCTAAATATATATACAGAGCCAGATCCAAGTCAACCTAAGAGCATTAGCCATTTAGAAAATAATAAATTTAAAGTAACTGATTTATATAATGCAGAAGGAACTTTTTCTATTAAGGGAATAAATTTTCATCATAATATTAAGAAATTAACATTGGAACCGTTTAGTGGAAAGGCTGCAAAGTCTTTTACCATTCAGTCAAAAGATTTTGAATTGAAAGATTCTACTAAAATAGATATACATATACGTGATGACATTCGAAATGATTTAAAAATGGAAGGGAATGTAGGGGCTTATGCAGTAGAAATTACTTTTGATGATACGCCTTTAACTGTAACAGATAAAGTATATGAAACAGTAATTAATAGTGTTTATGCAACTTATAATGGTAGTGATAGAAATGATAAAATTTTTCTTCAGATAGAATCAAAAGGAAAGCCTACAGTAAAAACGAAATATCCACAATCAACAGATGGAAAGCCTTGGTATGATGAAAAAAATTTAAAGCATGATGTAAATGATGATATGACAAATGATAAATATTTTGTAAAAGCTACCTTTGATGACTTGGATAATCAATTAGGCTTGACAACAGATATACTAGATATCAAAAATTGTATCGTTCGACCTGTAGGAGGTTTAGGAAATTTAGTAGATACGGGGTTTACAGATGATATTTCAAATATGGATAATCAGAAAAAAAATGATACTATACAGAAATATATATTTGTAAAAGGTACGCAACAAGCAACGTTATATATTCCTGTAAAAGCTTTAAGAGCCCAGACAACTTATCAGGTGATTATTCCTTCGGGTATGGTACACTATAAGGACACACTTCAAGAAAATGATTCTTTTGAATGGGTATTTACAACTACTTCAGTACCTTTAGTAAAAGAATTATCTACAGGGACCATTCCAGAAGATTATGATGAAGATGAACCTATATATATTGAGGGAGATTTCTTTAGTATGGAAAGCAGTAAGATCAAGGTGTATTTCGATGATATTGAAGCGGAGGATGTAACTGTAGTTAGTGAAACACAGCTAAAGGTATACCTTCCAGATGGAAGTGACCGACTAGAACCAGGAACTTACGATATCATTGTAGAGAATGATATCAATCACAAAAGGACGGTATACGGATCTTTAGGGGTTGTAAAAGCAGGAGATGAAGAAGATATTCCGAATGAAGAATATAAAATAAAAGGAGATAGTAAAGAGGGAGAGGTTCGAAGCAATTTAAAGGTGAGTGAAGATACGTTATTCGTATCACCAAGTGATATCAATGAAAATGTATTAGAATTTGATTTGGATGAATTGATGGGAAAAGATACGTTCCTTCGTAAAATTCAATATGATGGAGATAAAAAATATAGTATAGGAATGCTTAAAACAAGGTCAAAATGGGCTGATATTATTCTTTATAGTGTGACACTTGACCCTTATGCAGAAGAGGATGAAATTACTATTCGGTTAGGTAGAACTGAGCCTTCGATCACTCAAATGTTAAAGAGAAAGATTAGAGGGAAGGGAGTTGCATCAGACTTTATCCAAGTGTCGGGAGAAAACTATAAAATAAAAAATGCACAGCTGCATATACCGCTTAAAAATAGTAATGGAAAGCATATTAAGGTTTTAAGATATGATGAGGGGACAAGAAATTTCTATGAAATACCTTATACAGTAAACTTAATTGATCAACAAGTAGCATTTACAACGAATAAAAAAGGAATCTTTATTGCAGTTAAAAATTAG